One window of the Hyperolius riggenbachi isolate aHypRig1 chromosome 5, aHypRig1.pri, whole genome shotgun sequence genome contains the following:
- the RPL7 gene encoding large ribosomal subunit protein uL30, whose protein sequence is MAGTEEKKLPSVPESLLKRRKAFAAAKAKRSKKIITEKRIRKAKRKIIYKRAESYYKEYRQMQRREIRMARMARKAGNYYVPAEPKLAFVIRIRGINGVSPKVRKVLQLLRLRQIFNGTFVKLNKATINMLRLVEPYIAWGYPNLKSVKQLIYKRGYLKIRKQRMPLTDNSLIERNLGGRGIICVEDLIHEIYTVGKQFKAANNFLWPFKLSSPRGGMKKKTTHFVEGGDAGNREDQINRLIRKMI, encoded by the exons ATGGCGGGGACAGA GGAGAAAAAGCTGCCATCCGTGCCTGAAAGCCTTTTGAAAAGGCGAAAAGCCTTTGCGGCAGCCAAGGCCAAAAGGTCTAAGAAAATAATAACTGAAAAAAGG ATCCGCAAAGCAAAAAGGAAGATTATTTATAAACGAGCGGAGTCCTATTACAAGGAATACCGGCAGATGCAAAGACGTGAAATACGCATGGCTAGAATGGCCCGCAAAGCCGGAAACTACTATGTACCTGCTGAACCCAAGCTGGCCTTCGTTATTAGAATCAGAGG TATTAACGGAGTCAGCCCAAAGGTGCGCAAGGTACTGCAACTCCTCCGTCTGCGCCAGATCTTCAACGGCACTTTTGTCAAACTCAACAAGGCAACTATTAACATGCTGAGATTGGTGGAGCCCTACATCGCTTGGGG ATACCCCAATTTGAAGTCTGTGAAACAACTCATCTACAAGCGTGGATACCTGAAGATCAGAAAGCAGCGTATGCCCCTTACAGACAACTCTCTGATCGAGAGAAATCTAG GCGGACGTGGTATCATCTGCGTTGAAGATCTTATTCATGAAATCTACACCGTTGGCAAACAATTCAAGGCAGCAAACAACTTCCTTTGGCCCTTCAAACTGTCCTCTCCcagaggtggcatgaaaaagaagACAACACACTTTGTGGAAGGCGGAGATGCTGGCAACAGGGAAGACCAGATCAACAGACTGATCAGAAAGATGATCTAA